A window of the Mannheimia granulomatis genome harbors these coding sequences:
- a CDS encoding ABC transporter ATP-binding protein, whose amino-acid sequence MITIKNLHYKIGNTKILNNINLTIPSGGITALIGANGAGKSTLLSLIARLQTIQVGEIYLNELNITKTPSRIIAQQLAILTQDNVIHSRITVKDLLMFGRYPHHQGRITPQDNRIVEEALQRFDLVPFSDRFLSELSGGQRQRALIAMTFCQQTGHVLLDEPLNNLDMFHARELMKLLRKLTDELALTTIMVVHDINIAAAYADTIIAMKDGTIKMVGSPKEIITTENLKTVFNLDAEVLEYQSKPLVIHHI is encoded by the coding sequence ATGATAACGATAAAAAATCTTCACTATAAAATCGGCAATACAAAGATTTTAAATAATATCAATTTAACCATTCCAAGTGGAGGCATTACCGCTTTAATAGGGGCAAATGGCGCAGGTAAATCAACCTTACTTTCCTTAATTGCACGCTTGCAAACAATTCAAGTAGGTGAAATTTATCTAAATGAGCTTAATATTACAAAAACACCCTCTCGCATTATTGCACAACAATTAGCAATTCTTACACAAGATAATGTGATACATAGTCGCATTACGGTAAAAGACTTATTGATGTTTGGACGTTACCCACATCATCAAGGCAGAATTACCCCACAAGATAATAGAATTGTTGAAGAGGCATTACAACGTTTTGATTTAGTGCCTTTTTCAGATCGTTTTCTAAGTGAATTATCAGGGGGACAACGCCAGCGGGCTTTAATAGCAATGACATTCTGCCAACAAACCGGCCACGTTCTACTAGATGAACCACTCAATAATTTAGATATGTTTCACGCCCGTGAATTAATGAAACTTCTGCGTAAATTAACCGATGAGCTGGCATTAACTACTATTATGGTGGTTCATGATATTAATATCGCAGCTGCCTATGCTGATACTATTATCGCAATGAAAGACGGTACAATTAAGATGGTTGGCTCGCCTAAAGAGATTATCACAACCGAAAATCTAAAAACAGTATTTAATCTTGATGCAGAGGTATTAGAATACCAAAGTAAACCGTTAGTCATTCATCATATCTAG
- a CDS encoding inorganic phosphate transporter gives MELINQYGSLLVIITAVLGFMMAFGIGANDVSNAMGTSVGSGTITIKQAILIAMVFEFAGAYLAGGEVADTIKSGIINPAQFADKPDVLVLGMMSSLCAAGIWLIVATKMGWPVSATHTIIGAVIGFALITVGSSSIQWDELGGIVGSWFLTPILAGVVAYLIFINSQKLIFNRSNPFKQAKKYGPMYMGITIFILVIVTVSKGLKHVGLHLNTAETLAVSLGFALVAVIIGYFYFRSKSFAMKARAEGKGFAGVEKIFSILMLLTACAMAFAHGSNDVANAIGPLAAVEAIIRSGGVIEGKTALAAWILPLGALGMVVGLAVMGKNVMATVGTGITELTPSRGFAAQFACAVTVVIASGTGLPISTTQTLVGAVLGVGFARGIAALNLGVIRNIVISWVITLPVGAMLSIVVYYILSTIFK, from the coding sequence ATGGAACTAATTAATCAGTATGGTTCATTACTTGTTATTATTACCGCTGTTTTAGGCTTTATGATGGCATTTGGGATCGGTGCAAACGATGTCTCCAACGCAATGGGGACTTCTGTCGGTTCCGGCACAATTACCATTAAACAAGCCATTTTAATCGCTATGGTTTTTGAATTTGCCGGTGCTTATCTTGCTGGTGGTGAAGTAGCAGATACGATTAAAAGTGGTATTATTAATCCTGCCCAATTTGCCGATAAACCAGATGTTTTAGTGCTTGGCATGATGTCTTCCCTTTGTGCAGCCGGCATTTGGTTAATTGTGGCAACTAAAATGGGCTGGCCTGTTTCTGCAACTCATACTATTATTGGTGCTGTCATTGGTTTTGCTTTAATTACCGTAGGCTCAAGTTCAATTCAATGGGACGAATTAGGTGGAATTGTTGGTAGCTGGTTTCTTACCCCAATTCTTGCCGGTGTGGTTGCTTATTTAATTTTTATTAATTCACAAAAACTGATTTTCAACCGTTCTAATCCATTCAAGCAAGCTAAAAAATATGGGCCTATGTATATGGGTATCACTATTTTCATTCTTGTTATCGTAACAGTATCAAAAGGCTTAAAACATGTTGGGTTACATTTAAATACTGCTGAAACTTTAGCTGTTTCTTTAGGATTTGCTTTAGTAGCAGTAATTATTGGTTATTTTTATTTCCGCAGTAAAAGCTTTGCGATGAAGGCTCGTGCAGAAGGTAAAGGTTTTGCCGGTGTGGAAAAAATATTCAGTATTTTGATGTTACTTACGGCTTGTGCTATGGCATTTGCACACGGTTCAAACGATGTAGCAAACGCAATTGGTCCATTAGCTGCTGTTGAAGCAATTATTCGTAGTGGTGGCGTCATTGAAGGAAAAACGGCTCTAGCGGCTTGGATTTTACCTCTTGGTGCGCTAGGAATGGTTGTTGGCTTGGCTGTTATGGGTAAAAATGTAATGGCAACGGTAGGAACAGGTATTACTGAACTCACCCCTAGCCGTGGTTTTGCAGCACAATTTGCTTGTGCAGTAACAGTTGTGATTGCATCAGGTACCGGTCTGCCTATCTCCACAACACAAACATTAGTAGGTGCAGTCTTAGGTGTTGGATTTGCACGTGGTATTGCAGCATTGAACTTAGGTGTAATCCGAAATATTGTCATCTCTTGGGTTATTACCCTACCTGTTGGGGCAATGTTGTCTATTGTGGTCTACTATATTTTAAGCACTATCTTCAAGTAA
- the aroA gene encoding 3-phosphoshikimate 1-carboxyvinyltransferase, which produces MEKLTLNPISRVEGEINLPGSKSLSNRALLLAALAKGTTRVTNLLDSDDIRHMLNALKALGVNYELSEDKTVCIVEGIGGAFQMQNGLSLFLGNAGTAMRPLAAALCLKGEANAQVILTGEPRMKERPIKHLVDALRQVGADVQYLENEGYPPLAIANSGLKGGKVQIDGSISSQFLTALLMAAPLADGDMEIEIIGDLVSKPYIDITLAMMKDFGVLVENQNYQTFLVKGNQSYISPQTYLVEGDASSASYFLAAGAIKGKVKVTGIGKNSIQGDRLFADVLEKMGAKITWGEDFIQAEQAQLKGIDMDMNHIPDAAMTIATTALFAEGETIIRNIYNWRVKETDRLVAMATELRKIGATVEEGEDFIRIQPLALEHFQHAEIETYNDHRVAMCFSLVALSDTAVTILDPKCTAKTFPTYFTELERLTVR; this is translated from the coding sequence ATGGAAAAATTAACCTTAAATCCGATTTCCCGCGTTGAGGGAGAAATTAACTTACCCGGCTCAAAAAGTCTTTCTAATCGTGCCTTGTTATTGGCGGCCTTAGCCAAAGGTACAACACGAGTGACAAACTTATTAGACAGTGATGATATTCGCCATATGTTAAATGCGTTAAAAGCATTAGGCGTGAATTATGAATTGTCGGAAGATAAAACAGTTTGTATTGTTGAGGGAATTGGTGGAGCATTTCAAATGCAAAATGGTTTATCGCTGTTTTTAGGTAATGCAGGGACAGCAATGCGTCCGCTGGCTGCAGCCTTATGCTTAAAAGGTGAGGCGAATGCTCAAGTTATCCTAACCGGTGAGCCACGTATGAAAGAGCGCCCAATTAAACATTTAGTCGATGCCTTACGCCAAGTAGGGGCAGATGTACAATATTTAGAAAATGAAGGCTATCCACCACTTGCTATTGCCAATAGTGGCTTAAAAGGTGGAAAAGTACAAATTGATGGTTCGATTTCTAGTCAGTTTTTAACGGCATTATTAATGGCAGCACCGCTTGCTGATGGTGATATGGAAATTGAAATTATCGGTGATCTGGTATCAAAACCCTATATTGATATTACTCTTGCGATGATGAAGGATTTTGGTGTTTTGGTTGAAAATCAAAATTATCAGACTTTTTTGGTCAAAGGTAATCAAAGCTATATTTCTCCACAAACTTATTTAGTGGAAGGGGATGCTTCCTCGGCGTCTTATTTCTTAGCAGCAGGGGCGATCAAAGGTAAGGTAAAAGTAACAGGTATTGGTAAAAATTCTATTCAAGGTGACCGCTTGTTTGCTGATGTATTAGAAAAAATGGGCGCAAAAATTACTTGGGGAGAGGATTTTATTCAAGCAGAGCAAGCTCAGCTAAAAGGGATTGATATGGATATGAACCATATTCCTGATGCAGCAATGACGATTGCAACTACCGCACTATTTGCTGAAGGCGAAACGATTATTCGCAATATTTATAACTGGAGAGTGAAAGAAACGGATCGTTTGGTCGCTATGGCCACTGAGCTACGCAAAATCGGTGCAACTGTTGAAGAGGGAGAGGATTTTATCCGTATCCAGCCACTTGCGTTAGAGCATTTCCAACACGCAGAAATTGAGACCTATAACGATCACCGTGTAGCGATGTGTTTCTCATTAGTGGCACTATCCGATACAGCTGTCACCATATTAGATCCAAAATGCACGGCAAAAACCTTCCCAACTTATTTTACCGAATTAGAGCGTTTAACTGTAAGATAA
- a CDS encoding TIGR00153 family protein: MALNNILGLFAQSPLKPLQKHSSKVTECSELLEPFFEATFEHDWEKAAEVRGKIVDLERRADSLKREIRLKLPRGLFMPVERGDLLELVTQLDKLANYSRDISGRIIGRKLLIPTEMQPLFKKFLSRSIDASRQVRKVLDEMDQLLETGFRGRELDFVNTMIHELDQIEDDTDQYQITLRHTLLELEKTLNPIDVMFLYKCIERISILADQAQRIGSRIELMLAKS; this comes from the coding sequence ATGGCATTGAATAACATTTTAGGTTTATTCGCCCAGTCCCCACTTAAACCGCTACAAAAGCATTCAAGTAAAGTAACGGAATGTAGCGAATTGTTAGAACCTTTTTTTGAAGCTACTTTTGAACATGATTGGGAAAAAGCGGCTGAAGTGCGCGGTAAAATTGTTGATTTAGAACGCCGTGCAGATTCTTTAAAACGTGAGATTCGTCTAAAACTTCCTCGTGGTTTATTTATGCCCGTTGAAAGAGGCGATTTATTAGAACTTGTCACCCAGCTAGATAAATTAGCAAACTACTCTAGAGATATTTCCGGACGCATTATCGGTCGTAAATTACTCATTCCGACAGAAATGCAACCACTTTTCAAAAAATTCCTTTCTCGTAGCATTGATGCAAGTCGCCAAGTACGTAAAGTATTAGACGAAATGGATCAATTACTAGAAACCGGTTTTAGAGGCAGAGAGCTTGATTTTGTCAATACCATGATTCATGAGCTTGATCAAATCGAAGACGATACCGACCAATACCAAATTACCTTACGTCACACTCTTTTAGAGTTAGAAAAAACACTAAATCCAATTGATGTGATGTTCTTATATAAATGTATCGAACGTATTAGTATATTAGCTGATCAAGCACAACGTATTGGTTCTCGAATTGAACTGATGCTGGCGAAATCATAG
- a CDS encoding TIGR04211 family SH3 domain-containing protein — protein sequence MKKLSSAILSCVLLGLSSPSFAADTYITENLSTFMRKGAGDQFRISGAIQAGEKVTVLERKERYSLIRDGRNREGWVLNSDLSDTASPKDLIPQLKQQVQDLTNRLSKIDTEWQQRTAEMQRRTQDSVQKSSDLVAENAQLKRELEILKNKNRDLETMHDSEKREIVIQWFIYGGAVLGAGLLLGLIIPFLIPRRRRSNNGWA from the coding sequence ATGAAGAAATTATCATCAGCTATTCTTTCTTGTGTTTTACTCGGCTTATCCAGCCCTTCTTTTGCGGCAGATACCTATATTACCGAAAATCTGAGTACATTTATGCGTAAAGGTGCTGGTGATCAATTCCGTATTTCAGGTGCGATTCAAGCAGGTGAAAAGGTAACTGTATTAGAGCGTAAAGAACGTTATAGTTTGATTAGAGACGGGCGTAATCGTGAGGGTTGGGTTCTTAATTCTGACTTAAGTGATACGGCAAGTCCTAAAGATCTGATTCCTCAGTTAAAACAGCAAGTCCAAGATTTAACTAATCGTTTAAGCAAAATTGATACGGAATGGCAGCAACGTACCGCCGAAATGCAGCGCAGAACTCAAGATTCCGTACAAAAAAGTAGTGATCTTGTGGCTGAAAATGCACAATTAAAGCGTGAACTTGAAATTCTAAAAAACAAAAACCGTGATTTAGAAACAATGCATGATTCTGAGAAACGGGAAATCGTCATTCAATGGTTTATTTATGGCGGAGCAGTACTTGGTGCTGGGTTACTATTAGGATTAATCATCCCATTCCTCATTCCTCGCCGCAGACGTAGTAATAATGGTTGGGCATAA
- a CDS encoding siderophore ABC transporter substrate-binding protein, with the protein MIKHMLFTLATAAVLTSSALAKDVTIPTARGDVTLVKNPAKIAVFDTGSLDTLQALGVKIDGMPDVNVIPYLKPSAKNAMNVGTLFEPNLEALNVLQPDLIIVGTRSAKKFDEVSQLAKTIDMTDNGNKLIESGLQRIETFGKLFNKEAEAEKLKTEINTLYEQTKAAVKDKGNGLIILVNGGKISAFGSGYRLSWIHDSLGIPMADPDIKSAGHGQPVSFEFIQKLNPDWLFVLDRIAAIGQEGQSAQQVLDNKLVHQTKAWKNGNIVYLSAASYLAPGGYEQIKTDLNTIKTAFEKK; encoded by the coding sequence ATGATTAAACACATGCTGTTTACATTAGCGACAGCGGCTGTTCTGACCTCCTCTGCTCTTGCAAAAGATGTCACAATTCCAACAGCTCGCGGTGATGTCACCCTTGTTAAAAATCCAGCTAAAATCGCCGTCTTTGACACAGGAAGTCTTGACACTTTACAAGCTTTAGGCGTCAAAATTGATGGAATGCCGGATGTTAACGTCATTCCTTATCTTAAACCAAGCGCGAAAAATGCAATGAATGTAGGTACTTTATTTGAACCTAATTTAGAAGCATTAAATGTTTTACAGCCGGATTTAATCATTGTGGGTACTCGCAGTGCAAAAAAATTTGATGAAGTAAGCCAGCTTGCTAAAACGATTGATATGACCGATAACGGCAACAAATTAATAGAAAGTGGATTACAACGTATTGAAACTTTCGGAAAATTATTTAATAAAGAAGCAGAAGCTGAGAAGCTAAAAACTGAAATTAATACACTGTACGAACAAACGAAAGCAGCCGTAAAAGACAAAGGTAACGGACTGATTATTTTAGTCAATGGAGGGAAAATCTCTGCTTTTGGCTCTGGCTATCGTTTAAGTTGGATTCACGATAGTTTAGGTATTCCGATGGCTGATCCTGACATTAAAAGTGCAGGCCATGGACAACCTGTTTCCTTTGAATTTATCCAAAAACTAAATCCAGATTGGCTATTTGTATTAGACCGTATTGCTGCTATCGGCCAAGAAGGTCAATCTGCACAACAAGTGCTAGATAACAAGTTGGTACATCAAACCAAAGCGTGGAAAAACGGTAATATTGTTTATTTAAGTGCCGCGTCATATTTAGCTCCGGGCGGTTATGAGCAAATCAAAACAGATTTAAATACAATTAAAACTGCATTTGAAAAAAAATAA
- a CDS encoding iron chelate uptake ABC transporter family permease subunit — protein MTYNAKGNWSFILQLRGKKLILLCTVAYTIGISTLLFQTLTHNPILTPSILGFDALYLLLQTSLVFFFGGLGFTQLDPSNKFFFETVLMLSASILLFHSLSRNKSDLTQMILVGVIFGVLFRSLKNLLQRMIDPTEFAVAQGSSFASFNLTTPILLWIGLIIAIFSAVWVWMQRHKLDILLLGQDKAIGLGLAYNQFSRQLFICCALLVSISTALVGPILFLGLLVCAIVNAISPTVYHSVRIPITFLISAITLILGQAIFEQVLKMQGVLSVVIEFIGGIVFIYLILKQKNKVK, from the coding sequence ATGACATACAATGCTAAAGGTAACTGGAGCTTTATATTACAATTACGTGGTAAAAAATTAATTTTATTATGTACTGTTGCATATACTATTGGCATTTCAACGCTCTTATTCCAGACCCTCACTCACAATCCAATTTTAACACCGAGTATTTTGGGATTTGATGCACTTTATTTGCTATTACAAACTTCGCTTGTGTTTTTTTTCGGCGGTTTAGGATTTACTCAACTTGATCCAAGTAATAAATTTTTCTTTGAAACAGTATTGATGCTAAGTGCCTCTATATTGTTGTTCCACTCACTCTCGCGAAATAAATCAGATTTAACACAAATGATTTTAGTTGGTGTGATTTTTGGTGTATTGTTTAGAAGCTTAAAAAATTTATTGCAACGTATGATTGACCCGACGGAATTTGCTGTTGCCCAAGGTTCATCTTTTGCTTCATTTAATCTTACCACGCCTATCCTACTTTGGATCGGTTTAATTATTGCGATTTTCTCTGCTGTGTGGGTTTGGATGCAACGCCATAAACTCGATATCCTATTACTTGGGCAAGATAAAGCTATTGGACTTGGGCTGGCATACAATCAATTTTCCCGTCAATTATTTATCTGCTGTGCATTATTAGTCTCTATTTCAACAGCATTAGTCGGACCAATTCTTTTTTTAGGGCTTTTAGTTTGTGCAATTGTAAATGCGATTAGTCCGACAGTTTACCATAGCGTGCGGATCCCAATAACCTTTTTAATTTCTGCAATTACTCTAATCTTAGGACAAGCTATTTTTGAACAAGTACTGAAAATGCAGGGCGTTTTGAGTGTAGTGATTGAATTTATCGGTGGGATTGTATTTATCTATTTGATATTAAAGCAGAAAAATAAAGTAAAATAA
- the hisC gene encoding histidinol-phosphate transaminase — protein MQFINIANEGVKSLAPYQAGKPIEELERELGISNIIKLASNENPFGFPESAKQAIIQQLNDLTRYPDSNGFELKSTIAKKFGLNANQITLGNGSNDLLELFAHTFASDKDEIIYSQYAFIVYPLVTKAINAVAREIPAKNWGHDLEGFLNAINEKTKLIFIANPNNPTGNFLSQTEIEAFLAKVPSHILVVLDEAYTEFTAAEERVDSFGLLQKYPNLIVSRSLSKAYGLAGLRIGYAVSNPEIADLLNRVRQPFNCNSLALASAIAVMNDDEFVKKVAENNRLEMARYEAFCLANGLEYIPSKGNFITIDFKRPAAPIYDALLREGVIVRPIAGYGMPNHLRVSIGLPEENDRFFTALLKVLS, from the coding sequence ATGCAATTTATCAACATCGCAAATGAAGGTGTAAAGTCTCTAGCACCTTACCAAGCAGGGAAGCCAATTGAAGAGCTCGAGCGTGAATTGGGTATCAGTAATATCATTAAGCTAGCATCAAATGAAAATCCGTTTGGTTTTCCGGAAAGTGCTAAGCAGGCGATTATTCAACAATTAAATGATTTAACTCGTTATCCAGATTCCAACGGCTTTGAGCTCAAATCAACCATCGCTAAAAAATTTGGGCTAAATGCCAATCAAATTACGCTTGGCAATGGCTCAAACGATTTATTAGAGCTTTTTGCTCATACCTTTGCTAGCGATAAAGATGAAATTATTTATTCACAATATGCCTTTATTGTGTATCCGTTGGTGACAAAAGCGATTAATGCAGTGGCTCGTGAAATCCCGGCAAAAAACTGGGGGCACGATTTAGAGGGATTCTTAAACGCTATTAATGAGAAAACCAAGCTGATTTTTATTGCAAATCCCAATAACCCAACCGGTAACTTTTTAAGCCAAACAGAAATTGAGGCATTTTTAGCCAAAGTGCCAAGCCATATTTTGGTGGTGTTAGATGAAGCCTATACGGAATTTACTGCGGCTGAGGAACGGGTAGATTCATTTGGTTTATTGCAAAAATACCCGAATTTAATTGTTTCCCGCTCGCTTTCTAAAGCCTACGGTTTAGCCGGCTTACGTATTGGCTATGCGGTTTCCAACCCTGAAATTGCTGATTTATTAAACCGTGTTCGTCAGCCGTTTAATTGCAACAGTTTAGCCTTAGCTTCAGCGATTGCAGTAATGAATGATGATGAATTTGTCAAAAAAGTAGCAGAAAATAACCGCTTGGAAATGGCACGCTATGAGGCATTTTGCCTTGCGAATGGCTTAGAATATATCCCATCAAAAGGTAATTTCATCACTATTGATTTTAAACGCCCTGCCGCTCCGATTTATGATGCTTTATTACGTGAAGGGGTGATTGTTCGCCCAATTGCAGGCTACGGAATGCCAAATCATTTACGGGTAAGCATTGGATTGCCGGAAGAAAATGACAGATTTTTTACAGCCCTTTTGAAGGTTTTATCGTGA
- a CDS encoding ABC transporter permease → MISFFRLNLFILLFLIPISTSVGVADFHWSEIFNSSDQSQLFLISRLPRTFAVLLVGATLAVAGMVLQIVLKNRFIEPSMIGASQSAAIGILLASLFFPASTLILKMSLATLSALVGMGIFMLLVRQLPPHQQLMLPLIGIVFGNVIEAISTFIAYETDSLQVLSIWFSGDFSGILAGRYELLWLTAILAIIVYIMADRLTIAGLGENISTSLGINYKQMAWLALIVVAMITAIVVVTVGQIPFIGLVVPNIVSRIAGDRLRKNLPTVVVLGANLVMICDIVGRVINTPYEVPISTIFGIIGTLIFLYLLFNEKRIKGKNRG, encoded by the coding sequence ATGATTTCTTTTTTCAGATTAAATCTTTTTATTCTACTATTTCTCATTCCAATCAGTACCAGCGTAGGTGTGGCTGATTTTCATTGGAGCGAAATTTTTAATTCCTCTGACCAAAGTCAACTCTTTCTTATTAGCCGATTACCTAGAACATTTGCTGTTTTATTGGTTGGAGCGACATTAGCTGTAGCAGGTATGGTTCTACAAATTGTGCTGAAAAACCGGTTTATAGAGCCTAGTATGATTGGTGCCAGCCAAAGTGCTGCCATTGGAATTCTGCTTGCGAGTCTGTTTTTCCCGGCATCTACACTAATTTTAAAGATGTCTCTTGCAACCCTTAGTGCCTTAGTTGGAATGGGCATTTTTATGTTACTTGTTCGTCAGCTACCACCTCATCAACAGTTGATGCTACCATTGATAGGAATTGTCTTTGGAAATGTGATTGAGGCAATATCCACATTTATTGCTTATGAAACAGATAGCCTCCAAGTACTTTCTATCTGGTTCTCAGGCGACTTCTCTGGTATTTTAGCCGGACGTTATGAACTGCTATGGCTCACCGCTATCTTAGCAATTATTGTTTATATTATGGCAGATAGGCTAACTATTGCTGGGCTAGGAGAAAATATTAGTACTAGTCTAGGAATAAATTATAAACAAATGGCCTGGCTTGCTTTAATTGTCGTTGCGATGATTACCGCAATTGTTGTAGTGACTGTCGGTCAAATACCTTTTATTGGACTGGTTGTTCCAAATATTGTCTCTCGTATTGCAGGTGACAGATTACGCAAAAATCTTCCTACGGTAGTTGTTTTAGGTGCAAATTTAGTGATGATCTGCGATATTGTAGGCCGCGTAATTAATACTCCTTATGAAGTACCAATTTCTACTATTTTTGGTATTATTGGAACACTTATTTTCCTCTATTTATTATTTAACGAAAAACGTATTAAGGGGAAAAACCGTGGTTAG
- a CDS encoding replicative DNA helicase: MAEYKASTPEKMKDKQVEQVNISPHSIEAEQAVLGGIMLSNDHWDNVAERLQSHDFYNYAHRIIFEQMSDLVRQNRPIDIITLDQALKDKGVLQDVGGFAYLAELSKNTPSAANILAYADIVRDRSDLRSVISAGNQIAEMGYKTRGRNSKEVLDEAERIVFEIAEKRNNANEGPQRIDDILLKTLARMDTLSKNRHNGGVTGVSTGFTDLNKKTAGLQPSDLIIVAARPSMGKTTFAMNLCENASLVDIEDPNDLDENGNPIKKPAKPVLIFSLEMPADQIMMRMLASLSRVDQTKIRTGQISDDEDTAKISSTMAILQKRNNIYIDDSSGLTPTELRSRARRIYRENGGLSLIMVDYLQLMRAPGFADNRTLEIAEISRSLKALAKELEVPVVALSQLNRSLEQRADKRPVNSDLRESGSIEQDADLIMFIYRDEVYNDNSELKGIAEIIIGKQRNGPIGRVRLTFQGQYSRFDNYSGGAYDDEY; this comes from the coding sequence ATGGCTGAATATAAAGCATCAACTCCGGAAAAAATGAAAGATAAGCAAGTCGAACAAGTCAATATTTCTCCCCATTCTATTGAAGCAGAGCAGGCTGTGCTTGGTGGTATTATGCTTAGTAATGATCATTGGGATAATGTGGCGGAAAGACTGCAATCTCATGATTTTTATAATTATGCTCACCGTATTATTTTTGAGCAAATGTCGGATTTGGTTCGCCAAAACAGACCAATTGATATTATTACTCTTGATCAAGCTCTTAAAGATAAAGGCGTACTGCAGGATGTTGGAGGTTTTGCTTATCTAGCTGAGCTTTCTAAAAACACCCCCAGCGCTGCGAATATTCTAGCTTATGCCGATATTGTAAGGGATCGTTCAGACTTACGTAGTGTGATTAGTGCGGGGAATCAGATTGCGGAAATGGGCTATAAAACCAGAGGTCGAAATTCAAAAGAAGTTTTGGATGAAGCTGAACGTATCGTATTTGAAATTGCTGAAAAACGAAATAATGCTAATGAAGGACCGCAACGAATTGATGACATTTTATTAAAAACCCTTGCTCGTATGGATACCTTATCTAAAAATCGCCACAATGGTGGAGTAACAGGAGTTTCAACTGGATTTACCGATCTTAATAAAAAAACAGCGGGTTTACAGCCATCAGACCTCATCATTGTTGCAGCGCGTCCATCTATGGGAAAAACAACTTTTGCCATGAATTTATGCGAAAATGCTTCGTTAGTGGATATTGAAGATCCAAATGATTTAGATGAAAACGGCAATCCGATAAAAAAACCGGCAAAACCGGTACTGATTTTCAGCCTTGAGATGCCAGCCGATCAGATTATGATGCGAATGTTAGCTTCCTTGTCCCGTGTGGACCAGACTAAGATTCGAACCGGACAAATTTCAGATGATGAAGATACTGCTAAAATTTCCAGCACTATGGCAATTTTACAAAAGCGTAATAATATCTATATTGATGACAGCTCAGGCTTAACGCCTACAGAATTGCGTTCGAGGGCCAGACGAATTTACCGCGAAAATGGTGGTTTAAGCTTAATTATGGTCGATTATTTGCAGCTTATGCGTGCACCGGGTTTTGCGGATAACAGGACATTAGAAATTGCTGAAATTTCTCGTTCTTTAAAAGCATTAGCCAAAGAGTTAGAAGTGCCTGTAGTTGCACTTTCACAGCTAAACCGTAGTTTGGAACAACGAGCAGATAAACGCCCTGTAAACTCTGATTTACGTGAGTCAGGCTCTATTGAACAAGATGCCGATTTGATTATGTTTATTTATCGCGATGAAGTATATAACGATAATTCCGAACTTAAAGGAATTGCCGAAATTATTATCGGTAAACAACGTAACGGTCCGATCGGGCGGGTACGTTTAACTTTCCAAGGACAATATTCAAGATTTGATAATTACAGCGGTGGGGCTTATGACGATGAATACTAA
- a CDS encoding YcgL domain-containing protein, producing MTMNTKPILCAIYRSKQKEGMYLYLPKRDQFDIVPESLRQLFGKPEFVMMFHLNGEKTLIRAKNEDVLQKLEEQGFYLQMPPPPENLYKEFIAKQKEEA from the coding sequence ATGACGATGAATACTAAACCGATACTATGTGCCATTTACAGAAGCAAGCAAAAAGAGGGAATGTATCTATATCTTCCTAAACGGGATCAGTTTGATATAGTGCCTGAATCGCTTCGTCAATTATTTGGCAAACCTGAATTTGTAATGATGTTCCACTTAAATGGTGAAAAAACGCTTATTCGGGCTAAAAATGAAGACGTCTTACAAAAATTAGAAGAGCAAGGTTTTTATTTGCAAATGCCACCGCCACCTGAAAATTTGTACAAAGAATTCATTGCAAAACAGAAAGAGGAAGCCTAA